ACTACATTCGGTTCATTTTTAAAGGAATGTGCTTTAGTGTATTTGTCATTAAAACCTTATGAAAGGTAATTAAAACGTAAACCATCAAGGAAAGCAGTTTCAAAAGGCCACATGCTTTTACTGACAATGAGCAGAATTTGACCTGATCAGTCAGTGTTTGTCTAAAGTGTTTATTGAATTTTGTGTTTGCAGACCGTTATaaaaagaggggatgccacaccgTGGTAAACTACTTTTAacatgtgttgatgccatgaaatttaaaatcaacttatttttctccttgaaattatacattttctcagtttaaacatttaatacgTCCtgcattttgaatacatttattgAAATTTGAAAATTCCACATGGCATTCTGTtcttattcacaatttgtacaatgtcccaacttttttggaatagagattgtataaaatatatagaatacaAAGGAAGTAAAAATAGCAATAGCATAAAAAGAGAGTGATGAAAGCGAAAGAGCCCCAACGTTACCAAATGGTATTGTTTGCTTCTTGCAGGGCTTTTACAGATCTCTCTTAGGAAATGCGGGAATGCATGGGATGCAGCCTCCAAAGGTTTTTTGACACGTTTGATAAAGTAAACTAATTTAATCGAACATAAAAGTACAATACACAAACGCATAcattcattactccagtattatgttttctgtttgtgaaagatgttttctgTTTTGAAAGAATGAAGACTGTACAAGTATACCATAGCCTGTTTATTGTATTGTTAATACTTACTATAGGTTAGGGGTTTATTATTCGTGCAACAATCCATATTACCATTAATAATAATTGCTATATGATAAATTATTCTTATCctcttttgaatgtttacttgataatcatattaatattatcattatttttgcgTTTCCATTACCAAATGTGGTTTCTTGCCAGCAATAACATGTCCGTGGGCTCTattattaactttctaaagtgtcaaattaagtgGAAAAGACCAGTCCAGAAACGCCTCTAATAGCTGGATCTGTGTGCGTCTGTGCCATCACTCACTGTACTCTATCAAGACTCATTCACTTCTAAATCTTCTCTCTTATTTTCAAATCACGAAATGCTAAGCATTCTTGTAaacatgcagacattcatatggTTATGCTTACTATATCACTACATGTGTTTATTTCTTTCACTCAAGTGACCTCTTTCCATGTTGTTCAGAGACAAAAAGAAGTTTTAAAAGGCTGAGCGACGGTACACTGTTTTCAATCATTCTGACACCCTTGTGCTACTGGAGACGGGTGTAGATTAAAGTATAGAATAATGGAAATATCTCCTTATAACAAtgatttattattgtatgttcttTTGGCATTTATTGTCTTGCTTATTGAgagaacaacagcagcagcagcagtgtatGTGATACTTTCTaccttatatctttactctttcctttcattcttttcatggctttagAAAACTTGCATCTGATGTTCCTCTGCGTCGCTTAGGTATTGCATAACTCCAAGCTTCGATGCAATTTCTTTCTATGAATTAGAGTCTTTCTCTGAATGTGTCTCTGCGAGCGATCGAACAGGAGTGGGTATATTTACTCCAGCTCAGATATTCCACACAGTGTATTTATGTTGCTAGTGACTAGGAGATGTTTAAATACAAAAGATGTTTAAACACCAATTGCTCTAGAAAAATACATTGAATGAACGGATGTAGAGAACAGTGCACTATTGCAGACTTATATAATTACATAGTCAGTCGTGAACTTAAGTCTAAGGTCTAAGGCATGAATCTCCAGAGAGTCCCACTccggccctgtgtgtgtgtgtgtgtgtgtgtgtgttacaaagctttttaattttttttctttcctaacCGTTAATGTCCCTGAAAATTGTTCTTCTTGGTTAAATACCTATAAAAGGTTACTTGTTTGATTTTGTATTTGTTATTAGTTAAATGTTAAGCATGCACTGCAACGCGGAGAATAAAACACCAACCTTCAAATAAACGTCAGGCGTTTGCTTAAACAAGAATGATTGCAAGGAAGCAAGCGTTAAAGGAAATTATTCAGAATGATGATTCTGTAATAACTGAATCTCTCTCACGTGGTTCCAAACTCATATGGTCAAggtcagtttatttatatagcacatttaaaacaagtgTATGAAAAAGTGCTGTACATATACAAATAAAGTAAGTATAGCAATTTAAGAGAATAAAAAGGAATGGCTCAAAACACagtaaatacaaaaacacattaacaaacacaaacatacatttcATCCAAATGCCAAGGAGTACAGATAAGTCTTCAGGCGGGATTTAAAAACAGGAAGGGAAGCCGCAGATCTAATGTCTAGAGATAAGCTGTTACAAAGTCTAGGACCGGCCACAGAAAAAGCCTGATCCCCCTTAAATTTCTGGTAACCAATGAAGAGATGCTAGGACATCTCTTAGTACCAGTCAGCAACCTCGCGGCTGCGTTTTGAGTTTTTACTTTTGAGGCGCACAAGATGAATTTAAATAAACCCCTAGACTGGAAAAAAAGCTCTGACAAGTTTATTTGCTTGTCGAATTGTAACTCTGAATCAAAAATAACTCCTAGGTTCTTTACATGAGTATGGATATTCACTTGTAAGAGGACAGGCCTTTAACCAAATGGGGGGAGCCAAAGATAATAACTTCAGACTTGTTGTCATTCAATCGAAGAAAATGATCGCCCGTCCAGCTTTACAGTCGTTTACACAAGCAAGCAAGTCGAATAAAGACTTTGACCCAGGTTTAGTTGACGTACAACTGGGTATCATCTGCAAAATGTGATATGGGACattgattagacagcatgattattgcacaggtctGCATTAGGCTGAACACAATAAAAGGACGctctaaaatgtgcatttatcacacagcacaatgccacagatgtcgcaagttttgagggagcgtgtAATTGGCATGATGACTGCAGggatgtccaccagagctgttgtgcttgaattgaatgtgcatttctctaccataagccgtccACAGAGCTGTTTCAGTGagtttggcagtacatccaatcAGCCTTACAACCGCAGACCGCGTGTAACcacagcccaggacctccacatccagcatcttcacctccaagatcatctgagatcGGCCAcacggacagctgctgcaacaatcagtttggataaccaaagaatttctgcacaaactctCAGAAACCATCTCAGTGAAGCACATCTGCATGCTTGTCATCCTCATctgggtctcgacctgactgcagttgtTCTCTTCACAGATGTTTTCACTGTACAGGTTAGATTACAGACAGTGTGTATGGGGTCGTGTGGGTGAGCAGTTTTCTGATGTCAgtgttgtggatcgagtggcccatggtggcggtggggttatggtatggacAGGTGTATGTACGGACAacaaacacatttgcatttttattgatggcattttgaatgcacagagataccgtgacgagatcctgaggcccattgttgtgccattcatccacaaccatcacctcatgttgcaacATGATAATGCATGACCCCAtgctgcaaggatctgtacacaattcctggaagctgaaaacatcccagctcttgcatggccagcatactcactggacatgtcacccattgagcatgtttgggatgctctggattggCGTATACGACAGTGTTCCAGACCCTGCCAATATCCAgaaacttcacacagccattgaagaggagtggaccaacatcccacAGACCACAATCACCAACCTGATCAACACTGTGTGCAGGAGATGTGTTTCACTACGTGAGGCAAATGGTGCTCACACatgatactgactggttttcggaccccCTCTCCCCCTAccccagaccccccccccccccaatacagtaaaactgcacattttagagtggcctttaattattaatttcttatcaCGATTATAGTGACCAAAATTATCACGGTTATCAatattatcacggtattgttaTAATGTGCTGGAGATGTTAAAAAAGTACTTACACATTAATCACTTAAccaagttttatattaaaaaattaacaagaaacaaataaaatgactttttgtttgcataataactaaaacaataacattttaaatgacaactTGTCTGACAACAATTGAATAGCATTCAAGGTTTCAAGATTGAGATatctaatgtaaaaataaatgttcaaataaagctttgaaaaagtttaataaaaggtAAACATCACATTTCAggctttaaataaagaaaaggtatatgtaaaaattataattGCTTAATAAACCTCAGAGATTACAACAGCATCGCTATTAAGGCTGCTCCCGGATGTGCAATGGCGAATTATCTGCTgaattttaaccactgaatttgtggtagtgaatttttgaaatgaaaatctggaaggaaaatcaataaattagaatgttgtgcaaaagtaaattattttcagtaattcaactcaaattgtgaaacgtgtattagataaattcaattcacacagactgaagtagtttaagtctttggttcttttaattgtgatgaatttGGCTCACAAAAACCCACTAActtactatctcaacaaattagaatacttcttaagaacaataaaaaaaaaaacatttagtgaattgttggtcttctgtaaaagtatgttcatttactgtacatgtactctgTACTTGGTACgggcttcttttgctttaattactgcctcaattcagcatggcgtggaggtgatcagtttgtggctctgctgaggtggtctggaagcccacgtttctttgacagtggccttcagctcatctgcattgtttggtctcttgttccTCATCTTCCttttgacaatagcccatagattctctctggggttcaggtctggtgagtttgctgaccagtcaagcacaccaacaccatggtcatttaaccaacttttggtgctttttggcagtgtgagcaggtgccaaatcctgctggaaaatgaaatcagcatcttcaaaaagctggtcagcagaaggaagcatgaagtgctccaagatttcttggtaatcgggtgcagtgactttggttttcaattAACACAATGCACCAACACCATCAGATGacactgcaccccaaatcatcacagactgtggaaacttaacactggtcttcaagcaacttgggctatgaacttctccacccttcctccagactctaggaccttggtttccaaataaaataccaaacttgctctcatctgaaaagaggactttggaccactgggcaacagtccagttcttcttctccttagcccaggtaagacgcctctgatgttgtctatggttcagtaaatctcttgacacgtctgtgtgtggtgctctttatgccttgaccccatcctcagttcattccttgtgaagttcacctaaaattcttgaatttattttgcttgacaatcctcataaggcttcAGTTCTCTCGGtttgttgtgcatctttttcttccagtcAACTTCCTGTTAACATGCttcgatacagcactctgtgaacagccagcttctttgataatgaatgtttgtggcttacccttgtgaagggtgtcaatgattgtcttctggacaactgtcagatcagtgaATTGCTGggctttttgttaaatgttagccaaaatcatcacaattaaaggaACCAAAAGCTTttactacttcagtctgtgtgcattagacttaatacacaagtttcacaatttgaaatTTCTgaatttttaattatgaaaatgtgtgtgaaatatttgaaTTCAAACCTAAAAATTCAAGCCTTtgaaatacaaggcattaaaattCAAGCACTGTTAATTGCAATGCATCTCTTTTTGAGATATGAGGAATTCAGCCTGCTTTGTTTTAGaaactattatcattattatactcccatattaatcgtgattaattgcattcaaaaagaaagtttttgtttacaagattTTGACATGATACAGATATAAGTATATACCTGAGAAAAATtttgtttatatgtaaaatatttataaatgatatacattttacGAATGTAcaaatatgcatgtaaattcaTATGCATTTCTAAATATACATGGAtgcgtgtgtatttatatattcatagtaaatatgcaaatttttcacacatatattatgtaaacacaaacttttattttggatgtgattactGATGATTAATAATTTGAAATGCACTACAACGAGAAAATGTGTGAGTTGAGCaaaggaacaaattaataaaaacaaacaaacactaatgTCATTTCAAGCTTAGTTAAAATTTTATTAGAAGTTAGGATATAATTATgccccccctcccccctcccAATAAGACACAATAAGTGAGATGATGTACAGTCGGTCTCTGCTCTGTGTTTAGGTCCTGATCACATCTCAGGCTTCATTTTGTGATAAAGACTGGCTGTTGTATGTCTTGGTTCATTTGAGCTCATAACAGTGTGCTGATCAATTATGATCCATCTGATCTTCTTGCTGATCTTCTTGTCCTCTAACACCTGAAAGAAAAGCCAAACTCAGATAAACTAGATCTTCCAAACGGTGTTGTTCTGTGATCAGAGAGTTTGATTGTTCACATCACCTTAATCACAGCAGAACATGATCACGTCATTGAGAGCGGTGTCATCTCCTCGTCCTTGAGGCAGTTCAATCCGTGTCTTGAGACCACAAATCCCTTTTCCTCCACATGTTGGACTCCAGGAGCCCCAGTCGCCCCAGTTTGTGCCGTCGCCCTGTAAAGTCCCTTGAGTGCATTGGAACCTGGAAGAAATTTGGGTGTaacaacattataataatatgatgttttaatcaatactaacaaaacaaagcaaaacaatctCTCGGAACTTGTCATTTGACTCGcaatgtgttttatttcagtGACACTGTCGTGTATATATCTGTAGATGTTCTGGAAACTAAGGTTCATTTAAAGTGGAAACTAGGCATGTGAAGatatcaaatttttattttgcaataattgtTAAACTTTGATGTGCATTGTCATCACCTTATAATGTCAACATAACAATGATGTGATCAAAAAACAAGCGGGAAATAGGCATTGCATGAACATTCTTAAATCATAACATGTATGTTTATATAGTACATTAGCAAAAATATTACTTCCAAATTAATCTTTTAGTCGCAGTCTGGAGCCTAGCGATCAGTTCCAGTGATTTTAAGCATTTTGTAAAACACCAGTCAATTAGAGCACAGAATCAGGTTAAAGTATTTTTAGCACATCACAAACTCACATGACGTTGTTTGCGGCCGTATCGTCACCATCTCCTTGAGAGCGTTCGACTCTCAGCTGAAACGCAGTCAAGAATCCAGAAGGACACCATTTGATATCTGTCCATTGACCCCagctgaagaaaaataaaaaacagttttattaatcAAACCAATCAttgttgttaataaaaaataatttgtctgGCTTATGGAAAAACTACCATAGACTCTTAATGTAACAATTGTTAATAAATGTAAACCTGCTTCTTTATTAGTCTTTGGGCTGAGCTCATTACCTGCCTACATCTGACTGAATTTTGGAGGGGCTGTGATACAAGCTTGGCGTATGAATGCAGTGAAGACGGATCCCGTTGAGTGCAGTGTCATCCTCTCGACCAACAGGAGCTTCcaccttaaaaacaaaacacaacaacattagtAAGACATATTAGAAGAGAAAAGGAGTAATCTGAACTCCAACCTCCAGTGTTCCTAACATCACACACTTTGGATGCCTACTAAAGATGTGATCAGATGAATGGTGTATCGTCAGGAATAGAGCTGAGAATCCCTGACTAACACAATCCATTCACCTCTGTTTCTTTAGTATTTATATCAATTCTTAGCTTACCCTTAGACTGAATCCTGCGGCGTACGTTCCAGCTGGACACATGTCCCTCTGACCCCACGACCCCCAGCCTCCTCCATTCGGCACGGTCAGCTCTGATTTATAATGTCTGTCGATGCTTCGCTCGAAACGTATTCCTGCGCTCTCAACGCTCACCTGCAGCCCAGTAATGACTAGCAGTGAAAGCATCAAGAAAATGAAGCGATGCATTGCTTCAGTACTGGCCTGAAACATTGAAGTACTGATGAAATTAATTCTGTTTGGTTTGTAAATTAAAGCTGAACCAGAGCAAGTAAAACTGTCTGTGGTCTGTCAGCAGAATCTTCAGAATGGATTTATACACCTGTAAGCTCCGCCCACTGGAAAACCCAAAGACGACAGCCAATGGTGCGGCAGGAGGATTCCTGCATGACACTGTCTTTACTTTTACACaacaatattacatatatttacttAAATACACTACCTCTTTAATTCATCTGACTCTGAAACTCTGAAAATGGTTTTAAGAGATGTGtaacaattatttcattttgagtCTTACATCAATTTGATGTACCTCTTATCCACAAACTCGTCAGTCTTGGTCATTACACAGAGGTGATTGATGACCCGTGCCTTTCTTTGCTCATTCCAGAATATTTTGATAAGTCCCCATAGATCTGTACACACTTAAAACAAGATTAGATCATGAGCATTACTATAGAAACAAGTTGACCAACTCAACTTAACCAATGtgttaaaacatctaaaacattgtAATCCGTTCTAACCTGAGCACAGATTTGCTGTTATCGATTTACTATAATACACTAGAGTTAACAACACACTTTGTTTATTCCTCTCGAGAATGAAGGAGAACAAATATAACTTACACGggcaatacaaaatatatattgaatatacagTAAGTAAAAATATAAGTATCAATAGCATGAAAAAGAAAGtgatgaaagagaaaaaagagcCGTGGAGTTACCAAATGCTGTTGTTTGCTTATTGCGGGGGTTTTAGCATATCGATCTTAGATTTCTGTGAGAAGATTTACACACAGGAGGTCATTAGTGTGAAAGACCTGGGAGAAGTCTGTCTTCAGTGTTTTCTAATCTTGGTGGCTGTCTCTtctatttttatgaaaataagaCCCTTTAATCAGAAACACACAGAGACCTTTCAAACAACATCAAAATGAATAGTTGCATTGTAATAAACTCTGATTAAGGAAAGAAGTGTTGATGGTCTTCAGACAAACTCTTTTCAGGGAAGTGTTTGATCATTAGTGAGGTGAGACAGAGATGTAGATCtttgtgaaagatgttttctgTTTTGAAAGAATGAAGACTGTACAATTATAGCATAGCCTGTTTATTGTATTGTTAATACTTACTATAGGTTAGGAGTTTATTATGTGTGCAACAAACCATTTAactgttatagttttcattaataataattgctATATAATAACTTTGTCTTATGCTCTTTTGAACGTTTTTTATTCTGAACCCTACTTGGGCTACAGATCTGTGTAGTAGTGTTGAATGCTACTGTTTTGGCAGTGTGGATAACATCATACTAATATAGCTAATCATTATTTTGCGTTTCCGTTACCAAATGTGGTTTCTTGTCAGCAATAACATGTCCGTGGGCTCTATTATTAACTTTCTTACATGTCAAATTAAGTGGAAAAGCCTGTTGGATCTGTGTGCGTCCGTGCCATCACTCACTGTACTCTATCAAGACTCATTCACTCCGAAATCATCTCGATTATTTCCACTGCATGGACGCTAAACTTTCTTGCAAATTGTCTAAACTaaattatacatgcagacattcatatggTTACGCTGACTATATCACtacatgtgtttctttctttcactcaAGTGGCCTCTTTCCTCTTGATCGTTCTCCTAATTTGCGGGCATCAGGGAGCCACTATGAATATTTGGGAGCGTGTCTGGGTCTTTGTAATGTCCTGTGTTTAGATGGAGATGAGGGGAgacggggggggggggagtgattAAAGGAAGTGGATGAGGAGAATCACACAGACGTGTGAAACTTTGTTCTCAATTTCCATTTCAATTTAGGtgagctttattgtcatgacAAAAACTGTACTTTTGTATCGCCAAAGCAGTTGCAGCTGGGCCGCTTACAAACAGTGCACATATGTATTAACAGAAAGAAAAGTATGatagtaataatacaattatataaaaaatattaagcatgtaGTGCCAAATAAATTAGTGTATGTAAGTGTTCTGCATTCATTAGGAAGTGCA
This genomic stretch from Carassius gibelio isolate Cgi1373 ecotype wild population from Czech Republic chromosome B21, carGib1.2-hapl.c, whole genome shotgun sequence harbors:
- the LOC127985423 gene encoding vitelline membrane outer layer protein 1-like — its product is MFQASTEAMHRFIFLMLSLLVITGLQVSVESAGIRFERSIDRHYKSELTVPNGGGWGSWGQRDMCPAGTYAAGFSLRVEAPVGREDDTALNGIRLHCIHTPSLYHSPSKIQSDVGSWGQWTDIKWCPSGFLTAFQLRVERSQGDGDDTAANNVMFQCTQGTLQGDGTNWGDWGSWSPTCGGKGICGLKTRIELPQGRGDDTALNDVIMFCCD